One genomic window of Elaeis guineensis isolate ETL-2024a chromosome 2, EG11, whole genome shotgun sequence includes the following:
- the LOC105057742 gene encoding LOW QUALITY PROTEIN: GDP-Man:Man(3)GlcNAc(2)-PP-Dol alpha-1,2-mannosyltransferase (The sequence of the model RefSeq protein was modified relative to this genomic sequence to represent the inferred CDS: inserted 1 base in 1 codon): MTIWVVLLTLSSTLLALTLASLSSAVVSGRRRRRRAVGFFHPYTNDGGGGXRVLWCAVRAIQEVNPDVDCAVYTGDDASPQSLADRALDRFGVKLFHPPQVVRLSRRKWIDERTYPHFTMIGQSLGSVYLSWEALCKFTPHYYFDTSGYAFTYPLARVFGCKVICYTHYPTISSDMVSRVRQCSSMYNNDALIAKSIWLSRCKVLYYTFFSWLYGLVGSCAHLAMVNSSWTRSHIEKLWKIPERTRRVYPPCDTSALQMLPLDRPAKSPIIISVSQFRPEKAHAVQLEAFSLAVQRLDNNLPRPKLQFVGSCRNKEDQARLKKLKDRSRELNMDDYIEFHQDVMYRELVKLLGGAVAGLHAMIDEHFGISVVEYMTAGAIPIAHNSAGPKMDIVQEEDGHQTGFLASDKEEYADAILKILKMPETERLAIAAAARKRAQRFSEQKFFEDFKTAICPIICGSSAPL; this comes from the exons ATGACGATCTGGGTTGTGTTGTTAACCTTGTCCTCGACTCTTCTCGCACTAACACTCGCCTCCCTCTCCTCGGCAGTGGTCTCGGGGCGGCGGCGGAGGCGAAGGGCGGTGGGGTTCTTCCATCCCTACACCAACGACGGCGGCGGGG AGCGAGTGCTCTGGTGCGCCGTGCGGGCTATTCAAGAGGTCAATCCGGACGTCGACTGCGCCGTCTACACCGGCGACGACGCCTCGCCTCAGAGCCTCGCCGACCGGGCCCTCGATCGCTTCGGTGTCAAGCTCTTTCACCCACCTCAG GTTGTTCGCTTGTCTAGAAGGAAGTGGATTGATGAACGGACGTATCCTCACTTCACTATGATTGGACAGAGTCTTGGTTCAGTTTATCTTTCATGGGAGGCTCTATGCAAATTTACACCGCATTATTATTTTGACACAAGTGGTTATGCTTTTACATACCCGCTTGCTCGGGTGTTTGGGTGCAAAGTTATTTGCTATACTCATTATCCAACTATAAGCTCGGACATGGTTTCTCGTGTTCGCCAATGTAGTTCGATGTACAATAATGATGCTCTGATTGCCAAAAG CATTTGGTTGTCCCGATGCAAAGTCCTCTATTATACATTCTTCAGTTGGCTGTATGGGTTGGTCGGATCCTGTGCACATCTTGCAATGGTGAATTCTTCATGGACAAGATCTCATATTGAAAAGTTATGGAAGATTCCTGAACGTACTAGGAGAGTATATCCTCCATGCGATACTTCAGCTCTTCAG ATGCTTCCGTTGGACAGGCCAGCCAAATCTCCTATAATTATATCTGTTTCCCAATTTCGTCCAGAAAAG GCACATGCTGTTCAGCTGGAGGCATTCTCACTTGCTGTTCAAAGACTGGACAATAACTTGCCTAGACCAAAGCTCCAATTTGTTGGCAGTTGTCGAAATAAGGAGGACCAGGCAAGATTAAAAAAGCTTAAAGATAGATCGAGAGAATTAAATATGGATGACTACATTGAGTTCCACCAGGATGTGATGTACAG GGAGTTGGTGAAGCTTCTAGGAGGTGCTGTAGCAGGGCTTCATGCTATGATAGATGAACATTTTGGCATAAGTGTAGTGGAGTACATGACTGCCGGAGCCATTCCAATTG CCCATAATTCAGCTGGGCCAAAGATGGATATTGTTCAAGAAGAAGATGGACATCAAACAGGCTTTCTAGCTTCGGACAAAGAAGAATATGCTGACGCTATCCTAAAGATCTTAAAGATGCCAGAGACTGAGAGACTTGCTATCGCAGCAGCGGCAAGAAAGCGTGCTCAGAGGTTTTCAGAGCAAaaattctttgaagattttaagaCTGCAATTTGTCCAATCATCTGTGGCTCCAGTGCTCCTTTGTGA